In Plasmodium vinckei vinckei genome assembly, chromosome: PVVCY_13, a single genomic region encodes these proteins:
- a CDS encoding phosphodiesterase delta, putative gives MDEENEKNMKKITTGLINRKFFLFPQFSNKKNEIEYNVLRDYNAKEYIYIHFVVSLLVIVIEFISFSFNLSKKDATVMEIFVFIFSVLNCIMHIVVIIKFYFFSPRNIYSKSLFIGYIIMNQIFQFLSLYFFTKKNKEFKDGSTQIVAYNNKLSLYIHFFIDSVCIICLPTLKYIVSVLFMILYASGTTILILLTNFKKEENPSEFISMYILSVVLLMFIFLRYLAEKRNRILLYIINEFLLNNYKTDIDTKTQCINENESISVNIDKGNDKTCNKSKTLFSEKSMIFKDFTINACYKDFCSVSYFLKKISISNNDILKIEKNKENTGGQKTFDEIKKRLNESDILQIAYEADVLKNIKKINSDEIGRNWDYSFIDSEYGKSTLVILEVGYHLISPYIENNENKKHKLKLFLLLINSMYFPNPYHNANHGATVCHLSKCLAHITDFDKHLNNTYMICYLIASIAHDVGHPGKTNAYLSETNHILSIRYNDMSILENYHCSITFSILQLIGFDFLINNEDTKLVDKNNYANMRKFIIELIISTDMKLHFEYLDIFKKRKRSENFDVADRDAINMGTINIKLADIGHTCLKWRDHAKWTMLVSEEFFSQKKVEELYRQNKDTDPNNFNGILNDTSIDDSMIFNYENIYINYSNNINNINEYHFSYIKLNFIHNHDFVKSIPSSQVYFFEIIVMPLIQELQSIEQADKEITHKVLHNLNVNLKTWKLLEKNINLFYNTDKMKGTDYYKNLEKQQLLRGIRLLDIGEEDVMSLTENVFNEKSMEKTGENKKKEKKKKR, from the exons ATggatgaagaaaatgagaagaatatgaaaaaaataacaacgGGATTAATAAATAGGAA attttttttatttcctcaATTTTCgaacaaaaaaaacgagATAGAATACAATGTTTTAAGGGATTATAATGcgaaagaatatatatatatccacTTTGTAGTATCTCTTTTAGTCATTGTGATAGAATTCATTAGTTTTTCTTTTA ATTTAAGTAAAAAGGATGCAACTGTGATggaaatatttgttttcattttttctgtTTTGAACTGCATAATGCATATTGTTGTTATTATAAagttttactttttttcgCCACGAAATATTTATTCGAAAAGTCTCTTTATCGGATACATTATTATG AatcaaatatttcaatttttgtctctatacttttttacgaaaaaaaataaagaatttaAAGATGGATCAACACAAATTGTTGCttataataacaaattaAGCTTAtacattcattttttcatagATTCAGTTTGTATAATATGTCTTCCAACTCTAAA GTACATAGTAAGTGTCCTATTTATGATATTGTACGCAAGTGGTACTACCATACTAATTCTGctaacaaattttaaaaaggaaGAAAATCCATCAGAATTTATtagtatgtatattttaagCGTAGTGCTACTaatgttcatttttttaagataTCTAGCAGAAAAAAGGAACcgaatattattatatattattaatgagtttttattaaataattacaaaACAGACATCGATACAAAAACGCAGtgtattaatgaaaatgaatcTATATCTGTGAACATAGATAAAGGAAATGATAAAACATGTAACAAATCCAAGACGTTATTTTCTGAAAAAAGTATGATTTTTAAGGATTTTACTATAAATGCTTGTTATAAAGATTTTTGTTCagtttcttattttttaaaaaaaatatcaattagtaataatgatattttgaaaatagaaaaaaataaagaaaatacagGTGGACAAAAAACATTtgatgaaattaaaaaacgCTTGAATGAATCAGACATTTTGCAAATTGCTTATGAAGCAgatgtattaaaaaatattaaaaaaataaattcagATGAAATAGGTAGAAATTGGGATTATTCGTTTATAGATTCTGAGTATGGAAAATCAACATTAGTTATATTAGAAGTAGGATATCATTTAATTAGTccatatatagaaaataatgaaaataaaaaacataaattaaaattatttttgttattaataaatagtatGTATTTTCCTAATCCATATCATAATGCTAACCATGGGGCAACTGTCTGTCATTTATCCAAATGTTTAGCTCATATTACAGATTTCGATAagcatttaaataatacatatatgatATGCTATTTGATAGCTTCTATAGCTCATGATGTAGGACATCCAGGAAAAAcaaatgcatatttatcCGAAAcaaatcatatattatcaataaGATATAATGATATGAGTATTTTAGAAAATTATCATTGTAGTATTACTTTTTCGATTCTACAACTTATAggttttgattttttaattaataatgaagatACAAAATTagttgataaaaataattatgctAATATgagaaaatttattatcgaattaattatatcaaCTGATATGAAACTCCATTTTGAATATctagatatatttaaaaaaagaaaaagaagtGAAAATTTTGATGTTGCAGATCGAGATGCGATTAATATGGGAACAATTAATATCAAATTGGCTGATATAGGGCATACTTGTTTAAAATGGAGGGACCATGCTAAATGGACAATGCTTGTAAGTGAGGAATTCTTTTCACAAAAGAAGGTAGAGGAGTTATACAGGCAAAACAAAGACACAG ACCCAAATAATTTCAACGGAATCCTAAATGACACTTCTATTGATGATTCTATGATATTCAactatgaaaatatttacattaattattctaacaatataaataatataaatgagtACCATTTTAGTTACATTAAActaaattttatacataaCCATGATTTTGTAAAAAGTATACCAAGCTCCcaagtttatttttttgaaattattGTCATGCCATTAATACAAGAACTTCAATCTATAGAACAAGCAGATAAAGAAATTACTCATAAGGTTCTACACAATTTAAatgtaaatttaaaaacatgGAAATTactagaaaaaaatatcaacttattttataacaCAGACAAAATGAAAGGAACAGATTATTACAAGAATTTAGAAAAACAACAATTGCTAAGAGGTATCAGGTTGTTAGATATTGGTGAAGAAGATGTTATGTCATTAACggaaaatgtttttaatgaaaaaagtaTGGAAAAAACCggtgaaaataaaaaaaaagaaaagaaaaagaagcGATAA
- a CDS encoding RAP protein, putative, translating into MVLRRSKDVFAKSTQCRSVCNNRGYINNRYLNYIQGNKQIEYRNHHTFKNTNNLNIRNNGVNNFEKATKQYIATNNIGNPFSNKSNKFEHYKNHFSSNNVSNSNDGEVEEENYQTPNDQEDNINKNNICAEKTNESNNIDNGGNQGLPNSDQITNEQFNDKDYSNNVNNINNNEEINDKDTTYTDNKANAQSENIMENDEDIPNIFDVDENLTEKEKKEKLKLIKLITEKLAGPLKTNNENNIKTDENSKNDDDFIFADNRPIAIEVDGPSHFYANSNRYTTYTKLKHRILTKLGYNVIHISYFDWRKLRNKSEREEFILKKLKEKNDEFLDENDRIYYNERMKMIKEDYMKHMNENKEMNN; encoded by the exons atggtTTTGAGAAGAAGTAAAGATGTGTTTGCAAAATCTACGCAGTGTAGAAGTGTTTGCAATAATAGAgggtatataaataataggtacttgaattatatacaaGGGAATAAACAAATAGAATATAGAAATCATCatacttttaaaaatacaaacaaTTTAAACATAAGAAATAATGgagtaaataattttgaaaaggcaacaaaacaatatattgcaacaaataatattggaAACCCTTTTTCAAacaaatcaaataaatttgaacACTATAAGAATCATTTTTCATCAAATAATGTTAGTAATTCCAATGATGGAGAAGTGGAAGAAGAAAACTATCAAACTCCAAATGATCAGGAagacaatataaataaaaataatatatgtgcagaaaaaacaaatgaaagcaataatattgataatgGCGGCAATCAAGGGTTGCCAAATAGTGATCAAATAACTAATGAACAGTTTAATGATAAAgattattcaaataatgttaataatataaataataatgaagaaataaatgacAAAGATACAACTTATACTGATAATAAAGCAAATGCACAGtctgaaaatattatggaAAATGATGAGGACATACCAAACATTTTTGATGTTGATGAGAATTTAActgaaaaggaaaaaaaagaaaaactaaaattaataaaattaattaccGAAAAATTAGCAGGACccttaaaaacaaataatgaaaacaatataaaaactgatgaaaattcaaaaaatgatgatgattttatttttgctgACAATCGCCCAATAGCAATAGAGGTCGATGGGCCTTCACATTTTTATGCCAATAGTAATAGATATACAACTTACACAAAACTTAAACATAGAATTCTTACAAAATTAG GATATAATGTTATACACATAAGTTACTTTGACTGGAGGAAGTTGAGGAACAAAAGTGAAAGAGaagaatttattttaaaaaaattaaaagaaaaaaatgacgaATTTTtagatgaaaatgatagaatatattataacgAAAGAATGAAGATGATTAAAGAGGATTATATGAAGCATATGAATGAGAATAAAGAAatgaataattaa
- a CDS encoding proteasome subunit beta type-2, putative has protein sequence MDTLIGLKGKDFIILGADTYSINSIIKLKNDDKTKFYDINGNKCLLLGGSIGDRIQFGEFIRKNVHLYQYQNSTSLYVKSFAYFTRKNLAYYLRKNPYEVNCLIAGYDDKDGYQLYWCDYLSNMDAINKGAHGYGAYLVNAILDKYYHENMDLEEALVIFKKCFEELKKRFLLTQINYELRIMSNNKIETQYVNI, from the exons ATGGATACATTAATTGGGTTAAAGGGAAAGGATTTCATAATTCTAGGAGCAGATACTTATAGCATCAAttcaattataaaattaaaaaatgacgataaaacaaaattttatgatataaatggaaataaatgCTTATTATTAGGGGGCTCAATTGGCGATAGAATACAGTTTGGAGAATTTATTAGAAAGAATGttcatttatatcaatATCAAAATTCTACTTCTCTATATGTTAAATCTTTTGCTTATTTCACAAGAAAAAATCTAGCCTATTATTTGAGGAAAAATCCATATGAAGTAAATTGCTTGATAGCCGGATATGATGAT AAGGATGGATATCAACTATACTGGTGTGATTATTTAAGTAACATGGATGCTATAAATAAAGGTGCTCATGGATATGGAGCTTATTTAGTTAATGCCATATTagataaatattatcatgAAAACATGGATTTAGAGGAAGCATtagttatttttaaaaaatgttttgaagaactaaaaaaaagatttcTTCTTACCCAAATTAATTATGAATTAAGAATCAtgtcaaataataaaatagaaacACAATAcgttaatatttaa
- a CDS encoding RNA 3'-terminal phosphate cyclase-like protein, putative has product MEFFGSNYFRFRLALSLISGKAITIKNIRKKNSQKKINKDDEIDDNEIKEGLQEYEAKILKLIDKLCDDTTIKINEYGDELYFKPGFLIGNVNDEVRISDLNNTFHCGNERSISYFLEFLIMIVPFFKNPVKLLLKGITDDQIDRTVYTCKIVCENFFKTFLNVNNDFLNITILKRGTKLDATGEVSFFMNNLKMINSFDMHDAGLVKRITGTIVCNQISMIFRNKIVNCAKKNLHNFTPYVSIEVEKEKKNSYPNKNNSQNNFMSLSLFAQTKNKCIYGTDLYVDKFMLQHVKDMLASRTDDSLPMQLGGHKWDEGEMGENEEEDEEEEEEEDDEEDEVEEDDEEEKIDDSNGDEEEDDEEDDEEDEDEEEDEEEDDDKENEVEKEEAEKIDGNDDEEDDEDEAEDEMAEKTDDNDDEEEDDENEGDENEISLGNKTKHQLNNRDNYPLNDENNEMNNISNIDASKEEPKTLHDADIYERLGFFISLKLMNEIKGLSSIDSSYQWLPLLYMALANDTAVSKISLNALKPYSIVLIRLLRDFFSVVFDIKKVEKSQIEYSYLIKCVGIGYRNFSKKTF; this is encoded by the coding sequence ATGGAATTTTTTGGCAGCAACTATTTTCGATTCAGATTAGCTTTGAGTTTAATCAGTGGAAAAGCGAtaacaattaaaaatattagaaagaaaaattcacaaaaaaaaataaataaagatgatgaaattgatgataatgaaataaaagaagGCCTACAAGAATATGAAgcaaaaattttaaagcTTATAGATAAGCTATGTGATGATACtactataaaaattaatgaatatggagatgaattatattttaaaccAGGCTTTTTAATAGGTAATGTAAATGATGAAGTTAGAATAAgtgatttaaataataccTTTCATTGTGGTAATGAAAGAAGTATAAGCTATTTTTtagaatttttaattatgattgttccattttttaaaaacccagtaaaattattattaaaaggtATAACAGATGATCAAATAGATAGAACTGTTTATACATGCAAAATAGTTtgtgaaaatttttttaaaacctttttaaatgtaaataatgactttttaaatattacgATTTTAAAAAGAGGTACAAAATTAGACGCTACAGGTGaagtttcattttttatgaataatttaaaaatgattaaTTCTTTTGATATGCATGATGCTGGATTAGTTAAAAGAATCACGGGAACTATTGTTTGCAACCAAATATCTATGATttttagaaataaaattgtaaattgcgcaaaaaaaaatttacataattttacaCCATATGTTAGTATTGAAGtagaaaaggaaaaaaaaaatagctaccctaataaaaacaactcgcaaaataattttatgtcCTTATCTTTGTTTGcacaaacaaaaaataaatgtatttacGGCACAGATCTTTATGTTGACAAATTTATGCTCCAACACGTTAAGGATATGTTAGCTAGTCGAACTGATGATAGTTTACCTATGCAACTCGGAGGGCATAAATGGGATGAAGGGGAGATGGGCgaaaatgaagaagagGACGAAGAAgaggaagaagaagaagatgaTGAGGAAGATGAAGTAGAAGAAgatgatgaagaagaaaaaatagatgATAGTAATGGtgatgaagaagaagacGATGAAGAAGACGATGAAGAAGACGAAGATGAGGAGGAGGACGAAGAAGAAGATGATGATAAGGAGAACGAAGTAGAAAAAGAAGAGGCCGAAAAGATAGATGGTAATGATGATGAAGAAGACGATGAAGATGAAGCAGAAGACGAGATGGCAGAAAAAACAGATGATAATGATGACGAGGAGGAagatgatgaaaatgaaggAGACGAAAACGAAATAAGCTTAGGAAATAAAACTAAGCACCAATTAAACAATAGGGATAATTATCCTTTGAACGATGAAAACAAtgaaatgaataatattagTAATATTGATGCCTCAAAAGAGGAGCCTAAAACATTACATGATGctgatatatatgaaagactaggattttttatttccctAAAATTAATGAACGAAATAAAAGGGTTATCATCCATAGATTCAAGCTATCAGTGGCTACCTTTGCTTTATATGGCATTGGCAAATGATACAGCCGTTTCAAAAATTTCATTAAACGCTTTAAAACCTTACTCTATTGTTCTTATTCGCCTTTTAAGAGACTTTTTCAGCGTAGTgtttgatataaaaaaagtggaAAAATCTCAAATTGAATATTCATATCTTATAAAATGTGTTGGTATAGGTTATCGCaacttttcaaaaaaaactttttag